The following are encoded together in the Lathyrus oleraceus cultivar Zhongwan6 chromosome 3, CAAS_Psat_ZW6_1.0, whole genome shotgun sequence genome:
- the LOC127125470 gene encoding serine/threonine-protein phosphatase PP2A catalytic subunit codes for MGANSNLAESTHDLNEQISQLMQCKPLSEQQVKELCEKAKEILMDESNVQPVKSPVTICGDIHGQFHDLAELFRIGGKCPDTNYLFMGDYVDRGYYSVETVTLLVALKVRYPQRITILRGNHESRQITQVYGFYDECLRKYGSANVWKIFTDLFDFFPLTALVESEIFCLHGGLSPSIETLDNIRNFDRVQEVPHEGPMCDLLWSDPDDRCGWGISPRGAGYTFGQDISEQFNHTNSLKLIARAHQLVMDGFNWAHEQKVVTIFSAPNYCYRCGNMASILEVDDCKGHTFIQFEPAPRRGEPDVTRRTPDYFL; via the exons ATGGGTGCTAATTCGAATCTAGCCGAATCCACTCACGATCTCAACGAGCAGATCTCTCAGCTCATGCAGTGCAAGCCACTTTCTGAACAACAG GTTAAAGAATTATGTGAGAAGGCTAAGGAGATTTTAATGGATGAAAGTAATGTCCAG CCTGTGAAAAGCCCCGTGACTATTTGTGGCGATATTCATGGGCAGTTTCATGATCTTGCTGAACTATTTCGAATTGGAGGGAAG TGTCCAGATACCAACTACTTGTTTATGGGTGATTATGTGGACCGGGGTTATTATTCAGTTGAGACTGTAACA CTCCTCGTTGCACTCAAAGTGCGGTATCCTCAGCGGATTACTATTCTTAGAGGAAACCACGAAAGCCGTCAG ATTACTCAGGTATATGGATTTTACGATGAATGCCTAAGAAA gtATGGGAGTGCTAATGTCTGGAAGATCTTTACAGACCTCTTTGATTTTTTCCCGCTGACTGCATTG GTTGAATCGGAAATATTTTGTTTGCATGGTGGACTGTCACCTTCAATTGAGACCCTTGATAATATAAGGAACTTTGACCGTGTTCAAGAGGTTCCTCATGAAGGGCCTATGTGTGATCTACTGTGGTCTGACCCAGATGACAGATGTGGTTGGGGAATTTCTCCTCGTGGTGCTGGATACACCTTTGGCCAG GATATATCTGAACAATTCAATCACACAAACAGCCTTAAATTGATTGCTAGAGCTCATCAGCTTGTTATGGATGGATTTAACTGGGCTCAT GAACAAAAGGTGGTTACCATTTTCAGTGCTCCTAACTACTGTTACCGATGTGGCAACATGGCTTCCATATTGGAGGTTGATGATTGCAAGGGCCACACATTTATCCAG TTTGAACCTGCTCCAAGGCGAGGAGAACCTGATGTGACTCGAAGAACGCCTGATTACTTCCTGTAG
- the LOC127125469 gene encoding lipid phosphate phosphatase delta: MEGSALWQGAVLAGILFWLLSSSYLNLTLKLRSFLQPFVTHYVQTGIPILLQIQSYKAGFFDALFSGLSCVVSVPFYTAFLPLLFWSGHGQLARQMTLLMAFCDYIGNCIKDVVSAPRPASPPVRRVTSTKDEEENALEYGLPSSHTLNTVCLSGYLLHYVLTHAQIQGAYVNYYGVSLACLFVALVGLGRIYLGMHSLIDVVAGLFIGLGILGLWLTVDEYIDSFVVSGQNVTTFWAALSFLLLFAYPTPEFPTPSFEFHTAFNGVALGIVSGVQQTYTQFHHTGVPRLFSELTIPVFMGRMLLGIPTILIVKFCSKTLAKWTIPVVANTLGIPIKSTTYIPTLNGAKTGEKSKAFDVDTGIRFLQYAGLAWSVVDLVPSIFSYMNL; this comes from the exons ATGGAAGGTTCGGCACTGTGGCAAGGTGCGGTTCTCGCCGGAATACTCTTCTGGCTTCTTTCTTCTTCGTATCTTAATCTCACTCTCAAGCTTAGATCTTTCCTTCAACCTTTCGTTACTCACTATGTTCAAACCGGAATCCCAATTCTCCTTCAGATCCAG AGTTACAAAGCTGGATTCTTTGACGCTCTTTTTTCTGGGTTGTCTTGTGTTGTTTCTGTACCGTTTTACACCGCTTTTCTCCCTTTGTTATTCTGG AGTGGTCATGGTCAATTGGCTAGGCAGATGACGTTGTTGATGGCGTTTTGTGATTATATAGGGAACTGCATAAAG GATGTGGTTTCAGCGCCGAGACCGGCTTCTCCTCCTGTGAGGAGAGTAACTTCTACAAAAGATGAGGAAGAGAATGCTCTAGAATATGGTCTTCCTTCTTCTCACACGCTCAACACTGTTTGCTTATCAGG CTACCTTTTGCACTATGTCCTGACTCATGCTCAAATTCAAGGTGCCTATGTTAACTATTATGGAGTATCCCTTGCTTGCTTGTTCGTGGCCCTCGTTGGATTGG GAAGAATTTATCTTGGTATGCACAGTTTGATTGATGTTGTTGCTGGCCTTTTTATTGGACTTGGAATCCTTGGACTTTGGCTTACAGTTGATGAGTACATAGACAGTTTTGTTGTCTCGGGACAAAATG ttACAACTTTTTGGGCTGCTTTGAGCTTCCTCCTGCTTTTTGCTTATCCAACTCCTGAATTTCCAACTCCAAGTTTCGAGTTTCACACTGCTTTCAATGGTGTTGCGTTGGGAATC GTGTCAGGGGTGCAGCAAACATATACTCAATTTCACCATACTGGGGTTCCTCGGTTATTCTCTGAATTAACAATACCTGTATTCATGGGAAGAATGCTCTTGGGAATACCTACAATTCTAATTGTGAAATTCTGCAGCAAAACTCTTGCAAAATGGACTATCCCCGTGGTAGCAAACACATTGGGCATCCCAATAAAATCAACAACTTATATCCCCACGTTGAATGGAGCTAAGACAGGAGAAAAGTCAAAGGCTTTCGATGTTGATACTGGAATTAGATTTCTACAATATGCAGGTCTTGCATGGTCCGTGGTCGACTTAGTGCCATCCATTTTTTCATACATGAATCTGTGA